From Mucilaginibacter rubeus, a single genomic window includes:
- a CDS encoding nucleotidyltransferase, which yields MAQTIDYWYKQIINRVYADEKLSELNSTSAVADYKLWAYIVASVIWTLDTLFDKHRAAIEALLALLKPHTLRWYRDLALRFQYGQALIPDSDKYANVGLDDAAIAAQKIIEQAAVVENDDGSLRMKVVKLIDDDYAQLTDQEKLSFVAYIKSCKDAGVRVNIDSLPPDGLKLVLSIYYDPLVLNAAGERIDAASTAPVIDAVNNYLKNLQFNGEFAKTRLSDAIQLVDGVQLVSLASAQAQYGLRPFEEINERYIPDAGYLRVTDGGFTITYVPYV from the coding sequence ATGGCACAAACGATAGATTACTGGTATAAGCAAATAATTAACCGCGTTTATGCCGATGAAAAATTAAGCGAACTAAACAGCACAAGCGCCGTAGCGGATTACAAGCTTTGGGCTTACATCGTAGCATCTGTAATTTGGACGCTTGACACGCTTTTTGATAAGCACCGTGCCGCCATCGAAGCTTTGCTGGCCCTACTAAAGCCGCATACATTACGCTGGTATCGTGATTTAGCGTTGCGCTTTCAATATGGACAGGCTTTAATTCCAGATAGTGACAAATATGCAAACGTAGGGTTAGACGATGCTGCAATCGCCGCGCAAAAGATAATCGAGCAGGCCGCTGTAGTTGAAAACGATGACGGCAGTTTGAGAATGAAAGTTGTTAAACTGATTGATGATGACTATGCACAGTTAACAGATCAGGAAAAACTTTCGTTTGTCGCTTACATCAAAAGTTGTAAAGATGCCGGAGTGCGTGTAAATATTGATAGCCTGCCGCCTGATGGCTTAAAACTTGTTTTGAGCATCTATTACGACCCCCTTGTTTTAAACGCCGCTGGAGAGCGAATAGACGCGGCCAGCACAGCGCCTGTTATTGATGCTGTTAATAACTATTTAAAGAACCTGCAATTTAACGGGGAGTTTGCCAAAACAAGATTGTCAGATGCGATACAGCTTGTTGATGGTGTGCAACTGGTTTCCCTTGCCAGCGCACAGGCGCAATATGGTTTAAGGCCATTTGAAGAAATTAACGAAAGGTACATCCCAGATGCCGGATACCTGCGGGTTACTGATGGCGGATTTACTATAACCTACGTGCCTTATGTTTAA
- a CDS encoding phage protein Gp36 family protein produces MAFISKDDLTSLMYEEDMDAITEGKDEEITGDTGAIAIGITEAKGYLNRFDTAVLFAREENERDPLLVETCKSLALYYLTKKCAPNQNVKDIRAAANDARIWLAKVQSGKLTPIGWPLKAAPEANTFFHVSSYPKRKNNI; encoded by the coding sequence ATGGCATTTATCAGCAAAGATGACTTAACCAGCCTCATGTATGAAGAGGATATGGACGCGATAACCGAAGGCAAAGACGAAGAGATAACAGGCGACACGGGCGCAATAGCGATTGGCATCACCGAAGCAAAAGGCTACTTAAACAGGTTTGACACTGCCGTATTATTTGCACGTGAAGAGAATGAGCGCGACCCGCTTTTAGTAGAGACATGCAAATCGCTGGCGCTTTATTACCTAACAAAAAAGTGCGCACCAAACCAAAATGTAAAGGACATACGGGCCGCCGCAAATGACGCGCGTATCTGGCTTGCTAAGGTGCAAAGCGGCAAGCTTACCCCCATTGGCTGGCCGCTTAAAGCCGCGCCGGAGGCTAACACTTTCTTTCACGTCTCCAGCTACCCAAAACGCAAAAACAATATTTAA
- a CDS encoding phage minor head protein, with translation MNKFLSDVHSGKLTADSIQPDYYKNLSAKLVSAVAEGLGGKSFGGDDYRNSLKTYLEHNVYAFSAAKSMVMLEQFNRFLLDENGEIRPFAEFARECDTVDVLYNKTYLQAEYNNAIASAQMAEKWQGLQAFKYLEYRTVGDDRVRPEHAQLDGLILKSTDPIWNRIYPPNAWNCRCTVIPAADTDTPTDRDHAKDLERSADIQPYFKGNVGKEKVIYKAGHPYFKHGRYGKLKELDAEKNYGMPGIDKIYAKGDFPPISYMKDKASGLDWWMQQTGGEVRGSFDVIAADGVTVRFDNAFRNHVLEQNRDDRYRILNKAPDVLKNPDEIWSNMVKGKPSLTYIKYYDKAPVVVHVDADSTVRSSTMVEMQHNGKINTAEMIKIRKGILKFKQ, from the coding sequence TTGAATAAATTTTTATCAGATGTTCATTCAGGCAAATTAACCGCCGACAGCATACAGCCGGACTATTACAAAAACCTGTCTGCAAAACTGGTTAGTGCCGTTGCCGAAGGACTGGGAGGTAAAAGCTTTGGCGGCGATGACTACCGCAACAGTTTAAAAACCTATCTGGAGCATAATGTATATGCTTTCAGCGCCGCTAAAAGCATGGTAATGCTGGAGCAGTTCAATAGGTTTTTACTTGACGAAAATGGCGAAATAAGGCCGTTTGCAGAGTTTGCAAGGGAATGCGACACTGTAGACGTGCTGTACAACAAAACTTATTTACAGGCCGAATATAACAACGCCATAGCATCGGCACAGATGGCGGAGAAATGGCAGGGGCTACAGGCATTTAAATATTTAGAATACAGGACTGTAGGGGATGACCGGGTACGACCTGAACACGCCCAACTTGACGGCCTGATATTAAAAAGCACCGACCCGATTTGGAATAGGATTTACCCGCCGAACGCATGGAATTGCCGCTGTACGGTTATACCTGCCGCCGATACGGATACGCCAACCGACCGCGACCACGCCAAAGACCTTGAAAGGAGTGCAGATATACAGCCGTATTTTAAAGGCAACGTGGGCAAAGAAAAGGTGATTTACAAAGCAGGCCACCCATATTTTAAGCATGGCCGGTACGGCAAGTTAAAAGAGCTTGACGCAGAGAAAAACTACGGCATGCCCGGCATAGACAAGATTTATGCAAAGGGCGACTTTCCGCCGATCTCCTACATGAAGGACAAAGCCAGCGGTTTAGATTGGTGGATGCAGCAAACAGGCGGCGAAGTGCGCGGCTCGTTCGATGTGATCGCAGCAGATGGCGTAACCGTACGCTTTGATAACGCCTTTAGGAACCATGTTTTAGAACAAAATCGGGATGACAGGTACAGGATATTGAATAAAGCCCCGGACGTACTTAAAAATCCAGATGAAATCTGGAGCAATATGGTTAAGGGCAAACCTTCGCTAACCTATATCAAATATTACGATAAAGCCCCTGTAGTTGTACATGTGGATGCAGACAGCACGGTACGCAGTTCGACAATGGTCGAGATGCAGCATAACGGCAAAATCAACACCGCCGAAATGATTAAAATACGCAAAGGCATACTAAAATTTAAGCAATAA
- a CDS encoding tape measure protein — MANIVEFLVKIKDLASGQMQRFANTTEGSLNRVTNRMRTVGSSIDQLNSRIDELTRTRNISLDTRQIERANREIERLENRRDALENRGRSRSGNMVGTGLVLGGLALAGAGLVTSLKAGMERQMAGTSFEVMAGKQQGNKLHGNLMGFANDTIYGNETFGEAKTLLGFGVAAKNIMPELKMLGDVAMGDKEKMQGLTLALAQTQAGGKLTGQDLLQYINAGFNPLQAMAEKTGKSMAVLKKEMSEGKISAMDIIGAFQYATGPMGRFHDGMKKMGETPTGKWMAFTGALSTAAGTIGTALLPVLGGVTTILSGLMGNEPLMYGIAAAIGAMTLAWGIYTIYTKRAAIWQGILAVAAYWPVALIGLVVGAVVWVVKAFDGWGKSINGLWTIIKAFCSNVGISFKDFFEGVLFTGNLFFLKIKDIFQKVTGMVSNAITALKLAMSGDFSGAGKALTMEIKTDASREIDKLRQERAMQKADNLAAYNQNKSAIAAGWSQVGLKFNKKAASSAMDWMTQQFDPKAKGAGTGAPEGVADTAKGISGGGVRNITIQIAKQGIDQITIHTTNLREGKDQIEQMFIDMFNQVVNSGGSMIPSN, encoded by the coding sequence ATGGCAAATATTGTAGAATTTCTGGTAAAAATTAAGGATTTGGCATCTGGCCAAATGCAGCGTTTTGCTAATACTACCGAAGGTTCTTTAAACCGGGTAACTAACCGCATGCGCACCGTTGGCAGTTCAATAGATCAGTTAAATAGCCGTATAGATGAGTTAACCCGTACGCGTAACATTTCGCTGGATACCCGCCAGATTGAACGCGCCAACCGCGAAATTGAACGTCTGGAGAACAGGCGTGACGCTTTGGAAAATCGCGGGCGGTCACGTAGCGGCAACATGGTTGGCACTGGTTTGGTGCTCGGAGGCTTGGCGCTTGCCGGGGCTGGCCTCGTTACCTCGCTTAAAGCTGGCATGGAACGGCAAATGGCCGGGACAAGCTTTGAGGTTATGGCGGGAAAGCAACAGGGCAATAAGCTGCACGGTAATTTGATGGGCTTTGCCAATGATACCATATACGGTAATGAAACCTTTGGCGAAGCTAAAACCCTATTAGGTTTTGGGGTAGCTGCAAAAAACATCATGCCAGAGCTTAAAATGTTGGGTGATGTTGCTATGGGCGATAAGGAGAAAATGCAGGGCTTAACGTTGGCGCTTGCACAAACCCAGGCAGGCGGAAAACTTACTGGGCAAGATTTGCTCCAGTACATAAACGCCGGATTTAACCCTTTGCAAGCTATGGCCGAAAAGACGGGCAAAAGCATGGCGGTGTTGAAAAAGGAAATGTCCGAAGGTAAAATAAGCGCTATGGACATTATTGGCGCTTTCCAGTATGCTACCGGGCCGATGGGCCGCTTTCATGATGGCATGAAAAAAATGGGCGAAACGCCAACAGGTAAATGGATGGCTTTTACCGGGGCGTTGAGTACGGCAGCGGGAACAATTGGCACGGCGTTGCTTCCTGTTTTGGGTGGCGTTACTACAATATTATCCGGGCTAATGGGTAACGAGCCTTTAATGTATGGTATTGCGGCTGCCATTGGTGCAATGACGCTGGCTTGGGGTATCTACACAATTTACACGAAAAGGGCGGCCATCTGGCAAGGAATATTGGCGGTAGCCGCTTACTGGCCTGTTGCTCTTATTGGGTTAGTTGTTGGCGCTGTGGTGTGGGTTGTAAAGGCTTTTGATGGTTGGGGTAAAAGCATCAACGGTCTTTGGACTATCATCAAGGCTTTTTGTAGCAATGTGGGAATATCATTCAAAGACTTTTTTGAAGGGGTGCTTTTCACTGGAAATTTATTCTTTCTGAAGATAAAAGACATCTTCCAAAAAGTAACTGGCATGGTGTCCAATGCTATAACGGCGCTAAAACTGGCTATGAGCGGCGATTTTTCCGGAGCGGGCAAAGCGCTTACAATGGAGATAAAAACCGATGCCAGTAGAGAGATTGACAAGTTGAGGCAGGAGAGAGCCATGCAAAAGGCTGATAACTTGGCGGCCTACAATCAAAATAAGAGCGCCATAGCTGCCGGGTGGTCGCAGGTTGGTTTAAAATTCAATAAAAAAGCTGCCAGTTCTGCAATGGACTGGATGACCCAACAATTTGACCCAAAAGCCAAAGGCGCTGGCACTGGAGCACCTGAAGGCGTAGCCGATACCGCAAAGGGCATATCTGGCGGCGGAGTGCGTAACATCACCATTCAGATAGCTAAACAGGGCATCGATCAAATAACAATCCATACAACAAACTTACGTGAGGGTAAAGATCAGATTGAGCAAATGTTTATTGATATGTTCAATCAGGTTGTAAACTCTGGCGGCTCAATGATACCATCTAACTAA
- a CDS encoding DDE transposase family protein: MAEKKRLSKAEIAVRKELAKNLFTKDGVTTQKELAERVGISEKSIGKWIAEEKWETQRAGILMTREVELKRLYKQFTNLNDAIEKRGKGADFPDSKEADILKKLTASIRDLETEVSLQEACEVLMKLINFARTENLTEAKIIMKWADLMIKTLVK; the protein is encoded by the coding sequence ATGGCAGAGAAAAAAAGACTATCAAAAGCAGAAATAGCAGTGCGAAAAGAGCTTGCTAAAAACCTGTTTACTAAGGATGGCGTGACTACCCAAAAGGAGTTGGCGGAGCGCGTAGGAATTAGTGAAAAGTCAATAGGAAAGTGGATTGCAGAGGAAAAATGGGAGACTCAACGCGCAGGTATTTTGATGACCAGAGAGGTTGAGTTAAAAAGGCTTTACAAACAGTTCACTAACCTAAATGACGCTATTGAAAAGCGCGGCAAAGGCGCTGACTTCCCCGACAGCAAAGAGGCGGATATTTTAAAAAAATTAACCGCATCTATCAGGGATTTGGAAACCGAAGTGAGCCTGCAAGAGGCGTGCGAAGTGTTAATGAAGCTTATAAATTTTGCCCGGACTGAAAACCTTACAGAGGCAAAAATTATAATGAAGTGGGCTGATTTAATGATTAAAACCCTCGTTAAATGA
- a CDS encoding DUF6046 domain-containing protein, protein MAIATLNTAFDLKELFEQVHGYKPAKIAGLPDTIQPAELPQIGANARKTTNLYGQALYGAADTLGYEVFCPVTIEVDGVDYVFPYTVVGIRRAKTIVEEFMTELDGDINEIVGNRPYEITIKGFLIGINNQFPDDQIKMLNDVFVYNKPVRLKSAYTDIFLHDSDYVLIKDMQLPEKPKVIGVRDFTLAMKSDTIFTLYVD, encoded by the coding sequence ATGGCAATAGCAACATTAAACACCGCATTTGATTTAAAAGAGCTTTTCGAGCAGGTACATGGTTACAAGCCCGCGAAAATTGCGGGTCTGCCAGACACCATACAGCCAGCAGAGTTGCCACAGATCGGCGCGAACGCCCGAAAAACAACTAACCTATATGGGCAGGCGCTTTATGGCGCTGCCGATACACTGGGCTACGAAGTGTTTTGCCCTGTTACTATCGAGGTAGACGGCGTAGATTATGTTTTCCCTTATACCGTGGTAGGTATTCGCCGGGCTAAAACCATTGTTGAAGAGTTCATGACCGAACTGGACGGCGACATTAACGAGATTGTAGGAAATAGGCCATACGAAATTACAATCAAAGGCTTTTTGATCGGTATAAACAATCAGTTTCCAGACGATCAAATTAAAATGCTGAATGATGTATTTGTATACAATAAGCCTGTAAGGCTTAAATCTGCTTATACTGACATTTTCCTGCATGACAGCGATTATGTTCTGATTAAGGACATGCAATTGCCGGAAAAACCAAAGGTAATAGGTGTTAGAGATTTCACCCTCGCAATGAAAAGCGATACCATTTTTACTTTATACGTAGACTGA
- a CDS encoding phage virion morphogenesis protein, whose amino-acid sequence MESRDFIRQQRRNAGLIATYINDIAPSMVVRKTLRFIDGNFRAQGWQGSTFQPWKNKKSNEGKKRPGRILIITGRLRRGVNYTTNGRGEVRFYNNVKYAQIHNQGGTIDTTAHVRAFSRRRFYVDEASAPGARKPKMVKTHVGDSQVKAHTRKMKIVIPQRQFMPYEDHNSPVLDASITRELTREINKILNR is encoded by the coding sequence TTGGAAAGCAGAGATTTTATACGACAGCAGCGCCGTAACGCCGGACTAATAGCAACATATATAAATGACATTGCCCCCAGCATGGTAGTGCGTAAAACACTACGGTTTATTGATGGCAATTTCCGGGCGCAGGGCTGGCAGGGCTCAACCTTTCAACCGTGGAAAAACAAAAAATCAAACGAGGGAAAGAAAAGACCTGGTCGAATTCTAATTATTACCGGGCGCTTACGCAGGGGCGTTAATTATACCACCAATGGCCGGGGCGAAGTACGTTTTTACAACAATGTAAAGTACGCTCAAATCCACAATCAGGGCGGCACTATCGATACCACAGCGCACGTACGGGCATTTAGCCGCCGCAGGTTTTACGTTGATGAAGCCAGCGCCCCCGGCGCACGTAAACCCAAAATGGTTAAAACCCACGTAGGCGACAGTCAAGTAAAGGCACACACCCGCAAAATGAAAATAGTGATACCACAGCGCCAGTTTATGCCCTACGAAGATCATAACAGTCCGGTACTGGATGCCAGCATTACAAGGGAGCTAACACGTGAAATAAACAAGATTTTAAATAGATAG
- a CDS encoding lysozyme, with amino-acid sequence MANKVAASSLALISNLKTVAARAYHAASADGEKLIQGFEGLRLKAYQDIAGVWTIGWGNTHYANGKPVKKGDTLPNRECADDLLEFKLKGFAAQINNLVKVTINQNQFDALLSFQYNTGALAVSTLLKKLNAGDFAGAAAEFGRWNKVTKEGKKVVSQVLTDRRAKEAKLFLKPL; translated from the coding sequence ATGGCTAACAAGGTTGCCGCCAGCTCTCTGGCCCTTATCAGTAATTTAAAAACCGTAGCGGCCCGCGCTTACCACGCCGCCAGTGCCGATGGCGAAAAGCTTATACAAGGCTTTGAGGGTTTGCGCTTAAAAGCCTATCAGGATATAGCAGGCGTATGGACAATTGGCTGGGGTAATACCCACTATGCAAACGGCAAGCCAGTTAAAAAAGGCGATACCCTGCCAAACAGGGAGTGTGCTGATGATCTGCTGGAATTCAAGCTAAAAGGGTTTGCCGCACAAATTAACAATCTGGTTAAGGTTACAATCAATCAAAACCAGTTTGATGCCCTATTAAGCTTTCAATATAACACAGGTGCGCTTGCAGTGAGCACACTACTCAAAAAGTTAAACGCTGGCGACTTTGCCGGAGCCGCCGCAGAGTTTGGCAGGTGGAACAAGGTAACTAAGGAAGGCAAGAAAGTAGTATCACAGGTGCTAACCGACCGCCGCGCTAAAGAAGCTAAACTGTTTTTAAAACCGCTTTAA
- a CDS encoding DUF935 family protein: protein MSKNKKHRVKLAGIIPTPQKAPRSITVDKGTAARQYLAANGVAVNQPIKIDVRAPIRRPLDLGVWRNGQKQFDSIFAPRRVILYDLYLDIMSDGHIIAVTGKRIDAITTAKWQYVDKDGNPVDEINELLDSLGFADLLTEILNARFWGYSMIECNIYKDTEGRWQMIADQQNRKHMRPETGIITTDQNGDTGVNIREGRFAQTVMEVGKPRDMGLLISASMYAILKRNNLSDWANFVEVFGAPIMDAEWDGFDEDQRLKLLAAIAAMGNSGRLVRPAGTKVNFFPNTTTSNGQLQKSFHDTCNEEISKALLGTTETTQSSSSSGYAQAKEHGRQDDDKKEADKDYVRRHLNSFFIKIMRAFGLPVVEGGKFIIPEGKEKVTPTDQMNMFVQMAKDLGMPINHDDVYQLAGMKKPDDYEAQMAEKKALTDALTSDFEENGGKENANTPQSSKEKQGKKGSKDDKKPGNVKLKTREKLALYLLDFFA, encoded by the coding sequence ATGTCAAAGAATAAAAAGCATAGAGTTAAGCTTGCGGGCATTATCCCAACGCCACAAAAAGCGCCGCGGTCTATAACAGTTGACAAAGGCACGGCAGCGCGGCAATATTTGGCAGCCAACGGCGTAGCGGTTAACCAACCTATCAAAATAGATGTAAGAGCACCAATACGCCGCCCGCTTGATTTAGGCGTATGGCGAAACGGCCAAAAGCAGTTCGATAGCATCTTTGCCCCGCGCCGGGTAATCCTATATGATTTGTATCTCGATATAATGAGTGACGGCCATATCATTGCCGTTACTGGGAAACGTATCGACGCAATCACGACGGCTAAATGGCAATATGTAGATAAAGACGGCAATCCGGTTGATGAGATAAATGAACTTTTGGATAGCCTGGGTTTTGCCGATCTGTTAACTGAAATTTTGAACGCCCGCTTTTGGGGGTATTCAATGATAGAGTGCAATATCTATAAGGATACCGAAGGCCGCTGGCAGATGATAGCCGACCAGCAGAACCGCAAACACATGCGCCCGGAAACTGGCATTATCACCACCGATCAAAACGGAGACACTGGGGTAAACATCAGAGAAGGCCGCTTTGCACAAACAGTTATGGAAGTTGGCAAGCCGCGCGATATGGGCTTGCTGATCTCTGCCTCTATGTATGCCATTTTAAAGCGTAACAATTTAAGCGATTGGGCAAACTTCGTTGAAGTTTTCGGCGCTCCTATTATGGATGCCGAGTGGGACGGGTTCGACGAAGACCAGCGTTTAAAATTATTGGCGGCTATTGCTGCAATGGGCAATAGCGGGCGACTGGTTAGACCAGCAGGGACAAAGGTTAATTTCTTCCCAAATACCACCACATCAAACGGGCAATTGCAAAAGAGCTTTCACGATACCTGTAATGAGGAAATAAGCAAAGCCCTTTTGGGCACAACCGAAACCACGCAAAGCAGTAGTTCGTCGGGTTATGCGCAGGCTAAAGAACATGGCAGGCAGGATGATGATAAAAAGGAAGCTGATAAAGATTATGTACGCAGGCATTTAAACAGCTTCTTTATAAAGATCATGCGGGCGTTTGGCTTGCCTGTAGTTGAGGGCGGTAAATTCATTATTCCTGAAGGAAAAGAAAAGGTTACCCCGACCGACCAAATGAACATGTTTGTGCAAATGGCAAAGGATTTAGGCATGCCAATTAATCATGATGACGTGTACCAATTGGCGGGCATGAAAAAACCGGATGACTACGAAGCGCAAATGGCGGAGAAAAAAGCCCTTACAGATGCTTTAACGAGCGATTTTGAGGAAAATGGAGGCAAAGAAAATGCAAATACCCCCCAATCTTCAAAGGAAAAACAAGGCAAAAAAGGAAGCAAAGACGACAAAAAGCCGGGGAACGTGAAGCTAAAAACCCGTGAAAAGCTGGCATTATACCTACTTGATTTTTTCGCATAG
- a CDS encoding phage holin family protein, which produces MKKGWFVQMLATYDYHGLINFFESLAPSVRYSLTKPLLVLSVLYPGITAFTAMFFPAVEATLGISGPAFIAMSAAFIMELASGLAASHISKQQFSSLRLSRFTFKVFIYLVIIAVPYHWQENFLARHKEFMAAVFDWLQSVLIVQIAFENIISILENLAVITGKDKTAWINKIKDKLTSLYNG; this is translated from the coding sequence ATGAAAAAAGGCTGGTTTGTGCAGATGTTGGCAACTTACGACTATCATGGGTTAATCAATTTCTTTGAAAGTCTTGCGCCTTCTGTTCGGTATAGCCTTACAAAGCCGCTATTAGTATTAAGTGTTTTGTATCCCGGTATTACGGCTTTTACAGCAATGTTTTTCCCTGCTGTTGAAGCAACGCTGGGTATAAGCGGCCCGGCTTTTATAGCCATGAGCGCAGCGTTCATAATGGAGCTTGCAAGCGGGTTGGCTGCATCGCATATCAGCAAACAACAGTTTAGTAGTTTGAGGCTTTCGCGCTTCACCTTTAAGGTGTTCATATATCTGGTAATAATTGCCGTTCCCTATCACTGGCAAGAAAATTTTTTAGCCAGGCACAAAGAATTTATGGCGGCCGTTTTCGACTGGCTGCAAAGTGTACTGATTGTACAGATCGCTTTTGAGAATATCATCTCCATACTCGAAAACCTTGCGGTAATAACTGGTAAAGACAAAACCGCATGGATTAACAAAATCAAGGACAAATTAACAAGCTTATATAATGGCTAA
- a CDS encoding DUF2586 family protein — protein sequence MIPEANVNLANGQIGGSISTNDNLTGYVLTGAGTGILGLLAPIKVISVDDAKAQGVTAEAEPEAYRFVTEFYSIPGTLNAPVWIMLVGAAVSLVDVCNINNENGIKKLINAAQGTIRVLGVARTPAVGYVPTVSKFLDSDVALAVPVAKTFATAMFENHTPLRILIAARVNDVTSVTIDTPKTMTANNVGLVIGGTANDGITSMGLVLGKVASTAPHVCIGKVKDGDLPISSYFIGGLPILQDTDNPQAAWYKQIDQLVDAGFITVKTYPNGSAGFYFSNDPMCVAESDDYANLATGRVIDKASIIAYKVYCNEINDDVDLDDNNNIEPVVLKALEGVTVAALNLNMSASMSGDPVVYVDENQQITATSKFKTKLRIRRKGYLKVIDVELGFYNPNLN from the coding sequence ATGATACCTGAAGCAAATGTTAACCTTGCAAACGGCCAAATAGGGGGCAGTATTTCAACTAACGACAACTTAACCGGGTATGTACTAACCGGGGCCGGCACTGGCATACTGGGGCTTTTAGCTCCAATTAAAGTTATTAGCGTTGATGACGCGAAAGCCCAGGGCGTAACCGCCGAAGCGGAGCCGGAAGCATACCGTTTTGTTACAGAATTCTACAGCATCCCCGGCACGTTAAACGCCCCGGTTTGGATTATGCTTGTAGGCGCTGCCGTTTCGCTTGTTGATGTGTGCAATATCAATAATGAAAACGGCATTAAAAAGCTGATTAACGCCGCACAGGGTACAATCAGGGTATTAGGTGTTGCGCGTACTCCGGCAGTGGGTTACGTGCCTACGGTTTCAAAGTTTTTGGATAGCGATGTTGCGCTGGCTGTGCCAGTAGCGAAAACATTCGCTACCGCCATGTTTGAAAATCATACCCCTTTGCGCATACTTATTGCTGCAAGGGTTAATGATGTTACCAGTGTAACCATTGATACGCCTAAAACCATGACCGCAAATAATGTTGGTTTGGTGATCGGCGGAACTGCAAACGATGGCATTACATCAATGGGTTTGGTTTTGGGTAAAGTAGCCAGCACCGCGCCTCACGTTTGTATCGGTAAAGTAAAAGACGGCGATCTTCCTATTAGCTCATACTTTATAGGTGGCTTGCCTATTTTGCAGGATACAGATAATCCACAGGCAGCATGGTACAAACAAATAGATCAGCTTGTCGACGCTGGCTTTATCACGGTTAAAACCTATCCGAACGGCTCTGCTGGTTTCTATTTCAGCAATGACCCAATGTGCGTGGCCGAAAGCGATGATTACGCCAATTTAGCTACGGGCCGGGTGATTGACAAAGCGTCGATAATCGCCTATAAAGTTTACTGTAACGAGATTAACGATGATGTTGATTTAGATGACAATAACAATATCGAGCCTGTCGTTTTAAAGGCTCTTGAAGGGGTAACCGTTGCAGCGCTTAATTTAAATATGAGCGCAAGTATGAGCGGCGACCCGGTTGTTTACGTCGACGAAAACCAGCAAATCACAGCTACCAGCAAGTTTAAAACTAAACTGCGCATACGCCGCAAAGGCTACCTCAAAGTAATAGATGTTGAACTGGGTTTTTACAATCCAAACCTTAATTAA
- a CDS encoding oxidase: protein MIDYLEDEDGDCLFAGGDFAKGESNQQQQKKILLSDPGEYKQAPTATVGLSRFLNDDSTDDLLREIRIKYSADGMKVNGMGFVSGKLNIDADYAS, encoded by the coding sequence ATGATTGATTATTTAGAAGATGAGGACGGCGATTGTCTGTTTGCCGGAGGTGACTTTGCGAAGGGAGAAAGCAATCAACAACAACAAAAAAAGATCTTGCTATCAGACCCCGGCGAATATAAACAAGCGCCTACCGCAACGGTCGGTTTATCAAGGTTTTTAAACGATGATAGCACAGATGATTTGCTCCGCGAAATCCGCATTAAATATAGCGCGGATGGAATGAAGGTAAACGGGATGGGCTTTGTAAGCGGTAAACTCAATATAGACGCTGATTATGCAAGTTGA